In Spodoptera frugiperda isolate SF20-4 chromosome 28, AGI-APGP_CSIRO_Sfru_2.0, whole genome shotgun sequence, one genomic interval encodes:
- the LOC126912700 gene encoding uncharacterized protein LOC126912700, with the protein MLKYLVLMTFCFSCIDSKSSLEVGEFDLKLTKYEDCSGPKRKACVASTVKIHNDVTLALDFNIKENMKAVKGKIIGWMNKNNPLLRVSIRDLCEHIFFRALLANILNNSDQCAFNKGRYQFTVDIQKVSRSFYGSKYMYGNWTFQWIFYNDVCNLHCGLLNLSMTPTKTRVHD; encoded by the exons ATGTTAAAGTATTTAGTGCttatgacattttgtttttcttgtattGATTCTAAATCTTCTTTGGAAGTC GGCGAATTTGACCTGAAACTGACAAAATACGAAGACTGCAGTGGGCCTAAACGGAAGGCCTGCGTTGCATCAACAGTGAAAATTCACAACGATGTCACATTGGCCTTAGATTTtaacattaaagaaaatatgaaggcggttaag GGAAAGATCATAGGATGGATGAACAAGAATAATCCCTTACTACGAGTTTCGATTAGAGACCTATgtgaacacattttttttagagCCTTGCttgcaaatattttgaataactcCGATCAATGTGCATTTAATAAG GGACGCTATCAATTTACGGTAGACATCCAGAAGGTGTCGCGCAGTTTCTATGGGAGCAAGTACATGTACGGGAATTGGACGTTTCAATGGATTTTCTACAATGACGTCTGCAATCTGCACTGCGGTTTGCTTAACCTCTCGATGACTCCAACAAAAACCCGTGTTCatgattaa
- the LOC118265492 gene encoding uncharacterized protein LOC118265492 has protein sequence MFIHWLILITAYTVQVSSSAQKEYGTFNLTITQFDICKGPKQKDCAHSTASISNTSTSLIYEIDVLQNVSPTKGKIVAVTNSKEFLRLQVKKPCEHLFLRPLFSSLMNVTKDCYVVKGHYKFQVDILAIAQSYFGGTFVFGNWTFKSLFYNDACNFSCANIQVVMSPKKEH, from the exons ATGTTTATACATTGGCTTATCCTGATCACAGCATATACTGTCCAAGTGTCGTCAAGTGCACAAAAAGAGTAT GGTACATTCAATTTGACAATAACACAGTTCGACATTTGCAAAGGACCAAAGCAAAAGGATTGTGCGCATTCGACGGCTTCAATCAGCAATACTTCTACTTCTTTGATATACGAAATTGATGTTCTACAAAATGTGTCGCCAACAAAG GGAAAAATTGTAGCAGTAACCAATAGTAAAGAGTTCCTTAGATTACAAGTGAAGAAACCATGCGAGCATCTTTTTTTGAGGCCTCTCTTCAGTTCCCTCATGAATGTTACTAAGGATTGCTATGTCGTGAAA GGACACTACAAGTTCCAAGTCGACATCCTGGCGATTGCTCAGTCATATTTCGGTGGCACATTTGTGTTTGGCAACTGGACTTTCAAGTCGTTATTCTACAATGATGCTTGTAATTTCTCTTGCGCCAATATACAAGTTGTCATGTCTCCGAAGAAAGAACACTAA
- the LOC118265417 gene encoding aldehyde dehydrogenase X, mitochondrial-like isoform X2: MVKVDVKYTKLFINNEWVDAVSKKTFPTINPQDETVIAQVAEADKADVDLAVAAAKKAFARYSPWRLMDASRRGLLMLKLAELIESQARYLAELETLDCGKPVKDAEEEVYYAATVLRYYAGKADKILGNTIPADGEVMSFTLKEPVGVCGQIIPWNYPIPMISWKIAPALAAGCTIVLKPAEQTPLTALAVAALIKEAGFPPGVVNVLPGYGPTAGAALTHHPDVDKIAFTGSTEVGRIILGAASAVNLKRITLELGGKSPLVVFNDADVEKAAQIAHAAAFANAGQCCCAGTRTYVQSGIYDQFVKKAAEIASKRSVGNPFENVQQGPQIDQDMYTKVLSYITAGKEGGAKCVAGGDKVGDKGFYIKPTVFADVTDNMKIAREEIFGPVQSILKFDTFEEVIDRANDTNYGLGAGVITNDITTALSFAKQVRAGSIWVNTYDHTPSQTPFGGFKDSGLGRELGEDGINQYLETKTVTLALPKQPQL, translated from the exons atggtGAAAGTGGACGTTAAATATACTAAG TTGTTCATCAACAATGAGTGGGTGGACGCTGTCAGCAAGAAGACCTTCCCCACCATCAACCCTCAGGATGAGACCGTCATCGCACAAGTGGCTGAGGCAGACAAA GCTGACGTAGATTTGGCGGTAGCAGCAGCGAAGAAAGCCTTCGCTCGCTACTCACCATGGCGTCTAATGGATGCTTCCCGACGAGGTCTCCTCATGCTCAAGTTAGCAGAACTAATTGAATCCCAAGCCAGATATTTAGCTGAACTAGAAACTTTGGACTGTGGAAAGCCAGTGAAGGATGCTGAAGAAGAAGTTTACTACGCAGCGACTGTTTTAAGATATTATGCCGGCAAAGCTGACAAGATTTTGGGGAACACCATACCTGCAG atGGTGAAGTAATGTCTTTTACTTTGAAGGAACCTGTCGGTGTCTGTGGTCAGATTATACCATGGAATTATCCTATACCAATGATATCATGGAAAATTGCACCAGCCTTAGCTGCCG GCTGCACAATAGTTCTAAAACCAGCGGAACAAACACCCCTAACAGCGTTAGCAGTAGCAGCCCTGATCAAAGAAGCTGGTTTCCCTCCAGGAGTAGTCAATGTACTCCCAGGGTACGGACCTACAGCTGGAGCAGCTCTCACACACCACCCTGATGTCGACAAGATTGCTTTCACAGGATCCACTGAG GTTGGCCGCATAATTCTAGGAGCAGCTTCAGCAGTAAATCTAAAGCGAATCACATTGGAATTAGGTGGCAAGAGTCCTCTTGTGGTGTTTAATGATGCTGATG TGGAAAAAGCAGCGCAGATTGCTCATGCAGCAGCATTCGCGAACGCTGGACAGTGCTGTTGTGCTGGCACTAGGACTTACGTACAATCTGGTATCTACGACCAGTTTGTGAAGAAAGCTGCAGAGATTGCCTCCAAGAGATCCGTTGGAAATCCCTTTGAGAACGTCCAACAAGGACCTCAG ATAGACCAAGACATGTACACCAAAGTTCTGAGTTACATAACAGCTGGCAAAGAAGGGGGAGCGAAGTGCGTAGCTGGAGGTGACAAGGTGGGAGACAAGGGTTTCTACATCAAGCCAACTGTGTTTGCTGACGTCACTGATAACATGAAGATTGCTAGAGAAGAG ATATTTGGTCCAGTGCAAAGTATCTTGAAGTTCGATACGTTTGAAGAAGTGATAGACAGGGCAAACGATACTAACTATGGGCTTGGTGCTGGAGTCATCACCAATGATATCACAACCGCACTTAGCTTCGCAAAACAAGTTCGTGCTGGGTCCATCTG GGTTAACACGTACGACCACACGCCTAGTCAAACACCATTCGGAGGCTTTAAGGATTCCGGTCTTGGTAGAGAGCT GGGTGAAGACGGTATCAACCAGTATTTGGAAACTAAAACAGTAACGCTAGCGTTGCCAAAACAGCCGCAGCTGTAA
- the LOC118265417 gene encoding aldehyde dehydrogenase X, mitochondrial-like isoform X1: MAKVEIKYTKLFINNEWVDAVSKKTFPTINPQDETVIAQVAEADKADVDLAVAAAKKAFARYSPWRLMDASRRGLLMLKLAELIESQARYLAELETLDCGKPVKDAEEEVYYAATVLRYYAGKADKILGNTIPADGEVMSFTLKEPVGVCGQIIPWNYPIPMISWKIAPALAAGCTIVLKPAEQTPLTALAVAALIKEAGFPPGVVNVLPGYGPTAGAALTHHPDVDKIAFTGSTEVGRIILGAASAVNLKRITLELGGKSPLVVFNDADVEKAAQIAHAAAFANAGQCCCAGTRTYVQSGIYDQFVKKAAEIASKRSVGNPFENVQQGPQIDQDMYTKVLSYITAGKEGGAKCVAGGDKVGDKGFYIKPTVFADVTDNMKIAREEIFGPVQSILKFDTFEEVIDRANDTNYGLGAGVITNDITTALSFAKQVRAGSIWVNTYDHTPSQTPFGGFKDSGLGRELGEDGINQYLETKTVTLALPKQPQL, from the exons TTGTTCATCAACAATGAGTGGGTGGACGCTGTCAGCAAGAAGACCTTCCCCACCATCAACCCTCAGGATGAGACCGTCATCGCACAAGTGGCTGAGGCAGACAAA GCTGACGTAGATTTGGCGGTAGCAGCAGCGAAGAAAGCCTTCGCTCGCTACTCACCATGGCGTCTAATGGATGCTTCCCGACGAGGTCTCCTCATGCTCAAGTTAGCAGAACTAATTGAATCCCAAGCCAGATATTTAGCTGAACTAGAAACTTTGGACTGTGGAAAGCCAGTGAAGGATGCTGAAGAAGAAGTTTACTACGCAGCGACTGTTTTAAGATATTATGCCGGCAAAGCTGACAAGATTTTGGGGAACACCATACCTGCAG atGGTGAAGTAATGTCTTTTACTTTGAAGGAACCTGTCGGTGTCTGTGGTCAGATTATACCATGGAATTATCCTATACCAATGATATCATGGAAAATTGCACCAGCCTTAGCTGCCG GCTGCACAATAGTTCTAAAACCAGCGGAACAAACACCCCTAACAGCGTTAGCAGTAGCAGCCCTGATCAAAGAAGCTGGTTTCCCTCCAGGAGTAGTCAATGTACTCCCAGGGTACGGACCTACAGCTGGAGCAGCTCTCACACACCACCCTGATGTCGACAAGATTGCTTTCACAGGATCCACTGAG GTTGGCCGCATAATTCTAGGAGCAGCTTCAGCAGTAAATCTAAAGCGAATCACATTGGAATTAGGTGGCAAGAGTCCTCTTGTGGTGTTTAATGATGCTGATG TGGAAAAAGCAGCGCAGATTGCTCATGCAGCAGCATTCGCGAACGCTGGACAGTGCTGTTGTGCTGGCACTAGGACTTACGTACAATCTGGTATCTACGACCAGTTTGTGAAGAAAGCTGCAGAGATTGCCTCCAAGAGATCCGTTGGAAATCCCTTTGAGAACGTCCAACAAGGACCTCAG ATAGACCAAGACATGTACACCAAAGTTCTGAGTTACATAACAGCTGGCAAAGAAGGGGGAGCGAAGTGCGTAGCTGGAGGTGACAAGGTGGGAGACAAGGGTTTCTACATCAAGCCAACTGTGTTTGCTGACGTCACTGATAACATGAAGATTGCTAGAGAAGAG ATATTTGGTCCAGTGCAAAGTATCTTGAAGTTCGATACGTTTGAAGAAGTGATAGACAGGGCAAACGATACTAACTATGGGCTTGGTGCTGGAGTCATCACCAATGATATCACAACCGCACTTAGCTTCGCAAAACAAGTTCGTGCTGGGTCCATCTG GGTTAACACGTACGACCACACGCCTAGTCAAACACCATTCGGAGGCTTTAAGGATTCCGGTCTTGGTAGAGAGCT GGGTGAAGACGGTATCAACCAGTATTTGGAAACTAAAACAGTAACGCTAGCGTTGCCAAAACAGCCGCAGCTGTAA